The following are encoded together in the Alphaproteobacteria bacterium genome:
- a CDS encoding histidine phosphatase family protein, which translates to MRIAFLRHGPTAWNDEGRLQGMTDVPLSSRGRAHVATWRVPYQDWRWACSPLTRARETAVLLGAPPSLAVEPALREMAYGEWEGRTLDELRAREPQGMRDAETRGLDMAPPGGESPRQVMDRLRPWFAAQRDDVVAVSHKGVIRVVLAMATGWDMKSRQPVKLDWNCLHVFAVAGDGAVAVDRLNTPLGSERAA; encoded by the coding sequence GTGCGCATCGCCTTCCTGCGCCATGGCCCGACGGCGTGGAACGATGAGGGCCGGTTGCAGGGCATGACCGACGTGCCGCTGTCGTCGCGCGGCCGCGCCCATGTCGCGACATGGCGCGTTCCATACCAGGACTGGCGCTGGGCCTGCAGCCCGTTGACGCGCGCGCGCGAGACGGCGGTGCTGCTCGGCGCGCCGCCCTCGCTGGCGGTCGAGCCGGCGTTGCGCGAGATGGCCTATGGCGAGTGGGAGGGACGCACCCTGGACGAGCTGCGCGCGCGCGAGCCCCAGGGCATGCGCGATGCCGAGACGCGCGGTCTCGACATGGCGCCGCCGGGCGGCGAATCGCCGCGCCAGGTGATGGATCGGCTGCGGCCGTGGTTCGCGGCGCAGCGCGACGACGTCGTCGCCGTCTCGCACAAGGGCGTGATCCGCGTCGTGCTGGCGATGGCGACGGGCTGGGACATGAAGAGCCGGCAACCGGTCAAGCTTGACTGGAATTGCCTGCATGTCTTCGCCGTCGCAGGCGACGGCGCGGTGGCCGTGGACCGTCTGAACACGCCGCTGGGGAGCGAGAGGGCGGCATGA
- a CDS encoding glycosyltransferase family 4 protein: MSPRMRIAFHTPLKPLDHPTPSGDRSMARALAAILHRLGHEVIAVDRHQPGRRGLVEPGRLAEDRDRHLARLPELIGQRPDLWFTYHLWYKRPDWLGPGVSAALNIPYVVAEASYAPKRAGGPWDVGHRAVGEAIAAADLVLTLNPDDAPMIAPLLRTPDAAATIPPFLDVEPFRAVRRPPRDGVPMLLAVGMMRPGDKLASYRLLADALQRVRDLDWRLMIVGDGEVRGDVEAAFAPLVDRVVLHGAAEAAGLPAIYAAADLLVWPAINEAYGIALLEAQAAGLPVVAGRTRGVPAVIGDGESGLLPALGDAQAFADAVRALLVDPARRAALAAGAGARVDRDHDLPAAQARIGAALAAMLARRATGAAA, from the coding sequence ATGTCCCCCCGCATGCGGATCGCGTTCCACACGCCGCTCAAGCCGCTCGACCATCCGACGCCTTCCGGCGACCGCTCGATGGCGCGGGCGCTGGCTGCCATCCTGCACCGGCTGGGCCACGAGGTGATCGCCGTCGACCGCCACCAGCCCGGCCGACGCGGCCTTGTCGAGCCCGGGCGCTTGGCCGAGGACCGCGACCGCCATCTGGCGCGCCTGCCCGAGCTGATCGGCCAGCGGCCCGACCTGTGGTTCACATATCACCTCTGGTACAAGCGGCCCGACTGGCTGGGCCCGGGCGTGAGCGCGGCGCTGAACATCCCCTATGTCGTTGCCGAGGCGTCGTACGCGCCCAAGCGCGCCGGCGGGCCGTGGGATGTCGGCCATCGCGCGGTGGGCGAGGCGATCGCCGCCGCCGACCTCGTGCTGACGCTCAATCCTGACGACGCGCCGATGATCGCGCCGCTACTGCGCACGCCCGACGCCGCGGCGACGATACCGCCCTTCCTCGACGTCGAGCCGTTTCGCGCCGTCCGCCGCCCTCCGCGCGATGGCGTGCCGATGCTTCTCGCCGTCGGCATGATGCGACCGGGTGACAAGCTCGCCTCCTATCGCCTGCTCGCCGACGCGCTGCAGCGCGTGCGCGATCTCGACTGGCGGCTAATGATAGTGGGCGATGGCGAGGTGCGCGGCGACGTCGAGGCCGCCTTCGCGCCGCTGGTAGATCGCGTCGTCCTCCACGGCGCAGCTGAAGCCGCGGGGCTGCCCGCGATCTATGCCGCGGCCGACCTGCTGGTCTGGCCGGCGATCAACGAAGCCTATGGCATCGCGCTGCTCGAGGCGCAGGCGGCGGGCTTGCCCGTCGTCGCTGGGCGCACGCGCGGCGTGCCCGCCGTGATCGGCGACGGCGAATCGGGTCTGCTGCCGGCCCTGGGCGACGCGCAGGCCTTCGCCGATGCAGTGCGCGCGCTGCTGGTCGATCCGGCGCGCCGCGCGGCGCTCGCCGCCGGCGCAGGCGCGCGGGTCGATCGCGATCATGATCTGCCGGCGGCCCAGGCGCGCATCGGAGCGGCGCTGGCGGCGATGCTGGCGCGCCGCGCGACGGGGGCGGCGGCGTGA
- a CDS encoding glycosyltransferase family 4 protein, translating into MVVKGYPRLSETFIAQEIAAFEDRGLDIVIVSLRHPTESKTHPVHRRIRAGLLYLPEYLHQEPLRVLKAWWAVRRLPGYRAASRQWLADWRRDRTPNRGRRWGQALVLAHELAASVKALHVHFLHTPASVTRYAAMIRGLPWSGSAHAKDVWTTPAWEIREKLADCQWLVTCTATGRDHLAPLAPTRDRVQLVYHGLDLAHLPPPPPPRPPRNGSAAADPVTILSVGRRVEKKGLDDLLEALARLPASLNWSFGHIGGGPLGEQLKAQARRLGIADRCTWHGAQAQPFVFNAYGYADLFVLASRIASDGDRDGLPNVLMEAQSQALPCVATRVSAIPELIDDGRSGLLVPPRDPAALAQAIERLIRDPALRARLGQGGFETVLRRFSFEAGIERLVARLRR; encoded by the coding sequence ATCGTCGTCAAAGGCTATCCGCGGCTGTCGGAGACCTTCATCGCCCAGGAGATCGCTGCCTTCGAGGACCGCGGGCTCGATATCGTGATCGTCTCGTTGCGCCATCCGACCGAGAGCAAGACGCACCCGGTCCATCGGCGCATCCGCGCCGGGCTGCTGTACCTGCCGGAATACCTCCATCAGGAACCTCTGCGCGTGCTGAAGGCGTGGTGGGCGGTACGCCGCCTGCCGGGCTATCGCGCCGCGTCTCGGCAATGGCTGGCCGACTGGCGGCGGGATCGGACGCCCAATCGCGGCCGCCGCTGGGGCCAGGCGCTGGTGCTGGCGCACGAGCTGGCGGCCAGCGTGAAGGCGCTGCACGTGCACTTCCTGCACACGCCGGCCTCGGTGACGCGCTACGCCGCGATGATCCGCGGCCTGCCATGGAGCGGTTCCGCGCACGCCAAGGACGTGTGGACCACGCCGGCCTGGGAGATCCGCGAGAAGCTCGCCGATTGCCAGTGGCTGGTGACCTGCACCGCGACGGGTCGCGACCATCTCGCGCCGCTGGCGCCGACCAGGGATCGCGTCCAGCTGGTCTACCACGGCCTCGATCTGGCACATCTGCCGCCGCCGCCGCCGCCGCGGCCACCGCGCAACGGCAGCGCCGCCGCCGACCCCGTGACCATCCTCTCGGTGGGGCGACGCGTCGAGAAGAAGGGACTCGACGATCTGCTCGAAGCCCTGGCGCGACTGCCCGCGAGCCTCAACTGGAGCTTCGGCCATATCGGGGGCGGCCCGCTTGGCGAGCAGCTGAAGGCGCAGGCGCGCCGCCTGGGTATCGCCGATCGCTGCACCTGGCATGGCGCGCAGGCACAGCCCTTCGTCTTCAATGCCTATGGCTATGCCGATCTCTTCGTCCTGGCCAGCCGCATCGCCAGCGACGGCGATCGCGACGGCCTGCCGAATGTGCTGATGGAGGCGCAGAGCCAGGCGCTGCCGTGCGTCGCCACGCGCGTCTCGGCAATTCCCGAGCTGATCGACGACGGCAGGAGCGGGTTGCTCGTGCCACCGCGCGATCCGGCGGCGCTGGCGCAGGCGATCGAGCGCCTGATCCGTGATCCCGCCTTGCGCGCGCGACTGGGCCAGGGCGGCTTCGAGACGGTGCTCCGGCGGTTCTCCTTCGAGGCCGGCATCGAGCGTCTGGTCGCCCGTCTGCGTCGATAG
- a CDS encoding aminotransferase class V-fold PLP-dependent enzyme yields MLRLNGHPSGRHFLQIPGPTNVPDRILRAMDHPTIDHRGPEFQAMALKVLRDVRQVFQTAQPVVIYPSSGTGAWEAALVNTLSPGDPVLMVETGHFATLWKKIAEKIGLKPEFIAGDWRRGVDASAVEARLREDRGQAIKAVCVVHNETSTAVTSDIAAVRRAIDAAKHPALLMVDTISSLGSIDYRHDEWGVDVTVGGSQKGLMLPPGLSFNAISEKALAASKGSTLIRSYWSWEEQLAMNANGWFPYTPATNLLYGLSEALDMLMEEGLANVFARHARHGEATRRAVRAWGLELLCVNPSEYSNSLTAVLMPAGHDADAFRKVVLAKFNMSLGQGLTKVAGKVFRIGHLGDFNDLSLIGTLGGVEMGLAVAGVPHKVGGAQAAMDYLKGVASGAQAHARAAE; encoded by the coding sequence ATGCTGCGCCTCAATGGGCACCCCAGCGGCCGCCATTTCCTGCAGATCCCCGGACCAACGAACGTGCCGGACCGCATCCTGCGCGCCATGGACCACCCGACGATCGACCATCGCGGGCCGGAGTTCCAGGCGATGGCGCTGAAGGTCCTGCGCGACGTGCGCCAGGTCTTCCAGACCGCGCAACCCGTGGTGATCTATCCGTCCTCGGGCACCGGCGCGTGGGAAGCGGCGCTGGTCAACACGCTCTCGCCCGGCGATCCGGTGCTGATGGTCGAGACCGGCCACTTCGCGACGCTGTGGAAGAAGATCGCCGAGAAGATCGGCCTGAAGCCCGAGTTCATCGCCGGCGACTGGCGCCGTGGCGTCGATGCTTCGGCCGTCGAGGCACGGCTGCGCGAGGACAGGGGCCAGGCGATCAAGGCGGTGTGCGTCGTGCACAATGAGACCTCGACGGCGGTGACCTCCGACATCGCCGCGGTGCGCCGCGCGATCGATGCCGCGAAGCATCCGGCCCTGCTGATGGTCGACACGATCTCCTCGCTGGGCTCGATCGACTATCGCCATGACGAGTGGGGCGTCGACGTCACGGTCGGCGGCTCGCAGAAGGGGTTGATGCTGCCGCCCGGCCTGTCGTTCAACGCCATCAGCGAGAAGGCGCTGGCGGCGTCGAAGGGCTCGACCCTGATCCGCTCGTACTGGAGCTGGGAGGAGCAGCTGGCGATGAACGCCAATGGCTGGTTCCCCTACACCCCGGCGACCAACCTGCTCTACGGCCTGAGCGAAGCTCTGGACATGCTGATGGAGGAGGGGCTCGCCAATGTCTTCGCCCGTCACGCGCGCCATGGCGAGGCGACGCGCCGCGCCGTGCGCGCCTGGGGGCTCGAGCTGCTGTGCGTCAATCCCTCGGAGTACAGCAACTCGCTGACCGCGGTGCTGATGCCCGCCGGCCACGACGCCGATGCCTTCCGCAAGGTCGTGCTGGCGAAGTTCAACATGTCGTTGGGCCAGGGCCTGACCAAGGTCGCCGGCAAGGTTTTCCGCATCGGCCATCTCGGCGACTTCAACGACCTGTCGCTGATCGGCACGCTGGGCGGCGTCGAGATGGGCCTCGCGGTCGCCGGCGTGCCGCACAAGGTCGGCGGCGCGCAGGCGGCGATGGACTATCTCAAGGGTGTCGCGTCGGGTGCGCAGGCACACGCCCGCGCAGCGGAATAG
- a CDS encoding GntR family transcriptional regulator, which translates to MDGPSALISRQALHEAVAARLRDMIVEGRLTPGERLNERELCEQLGISRTPLREALRVLATEGLVALPPNRGAQVVKLSPEDVRDTFTVMGALEGLSGELACRHVSDADIAALRAMHEEMVGCHARGDLPSYYRINRVIHERINAIAGNPTLTRTYRALNDRLHALRFRSNYIQEKWDRAVEDHGEMLEALAARDGERLRRILVDHLAHKRDAVLEDMT; encoded by the coding sequence ATGGACGGTCCATCGGCATTGATCAGCCGGCAGGCGTTGCACGAGGCGGTGGCAGCACGGCTGCGCGACATGATCGTCGAGGGTCGCCTGACACCGGGCGAGCGGCTCAACGAGCGCGAGCTCTGCGAGCAGCTCGGCATCTCGCGCACGCCGCTGCGCGAGGCGCTGCGCGTGCTCGCCACCGAGGGGCTGGTGGCGCTGCCGCCCAACCGCGGCGCGCAGGTGGTGAAGCTCTCGCCCGAGGACGTGCGCGACACCTTCACCGTGATGGGCGCGCTCGAAGGATTGTCGGGCGAGCTCGCCTGCCGGCACGTCAGCGACGCCGACATCGCGGCGCTGCGCGCGATGCACGAGGAGATGGTCGGCTGCCACGCGCGCGGCGACCTGCCGAGCTACTATCGCATCAACCGCGTCATCCACGAGCGCATCAACGCCATCGCCGGCAACCCGACGCTGACACGCACCTATCGCGCGCTCAACGACCGCCTGCACGCGCTGCGCTTTCGCTCGAACTATATCCAGGAGAAATGGGACCGGGCAGTCGAGGACCACGGCGAGATGCTCGAGGCCCTGGCGGCGCGCGACGGCGAGCGCTTGCGCCGCATCCTGGTGGACCACCTCGCGCACAAGCGCGACGCGGTCCTGGAGGACATGACATGA
- a CDS encoding FAD-binding protein has translation MTAADVARSSPMPKAPVRTLERTLKGALKGEVMFDAAARGRYATDASIYQIDPVGVVVPRDEDDLRAVVDIARDLKVPILPRGAGTSQCGQTVGEALVVDFSKHLREVVEFDRERASITVQPGLVLDHLNAFLKPHGLWFPVDVSTSAQCTLGGMAGNNSCGSRSIRYGNMVHNVEAIDAILADGGAARFGTWHEDDSDPAVKRLADVARGLAARERGEIERLWPKVLRRVGGYNLDVFHPQSERPYTTDNSINLAHLLVGSEGTLAVTRRLTLKLSPLPKHKTLGVVNFPSFRRAMELTQHIVTLKPVAVELVDRTMIDLARANPAFRPVIDAALIGEPQAILLVEFAGEERDTQIRDLKRLVDLMGDLGLPGSVVEMVDARAQSALWEVRKAGLNIMMSMKGDGKPVSFIEDCAVPLEHLADYTSRLTDVFEKHGTRGTWYAHASVGTLHVRPILDMRRDGAEKMRAIAEEAGALVREYKGAFSGEHGDGLVRSEWVGWQFGPRLTKAFEELKDAFDPLGILNPGKIVRPTKMDQRELFRFKPGYRSVALKTALDWSAWNVQADPRTEITTPPGSGGDPAGGFAKAVEMCNNNGHCRKFDAGTMCPSFRVTREEKDLTRGRANTLRLALSGQLGPEALTSDAVAAAMDLCVACKGCKRDCPTGVDMARMKIEVAHQRVRRHGLSLKDRLIAHLPRYAPWAARLPWLFNLRDMLPGAATMSEKLLGFSARRSLPKWRGDRFSAKGTSSGAHEVVFLADTFNTYFEPENARAALRVLEAAGYRVHVASPSNGERPLCCGRTYLAAGLVDEARREASRLIAAVAPFVARGVPIVGLEPSCLLSLRDEYAVMGLGDEAARIAESSFLFEEFLAREKAAGRCALKLEPLSQSKALLHGHCHQKAFGAMGPVQTVLGWIPGLTTTQVESSCCGMAGAFGYEAAHHDVSMAMAELSLLPAVRAADADTLIIADGTSCRHQIHDGSQREALHVARVLEMALEAR, from the coding sequence ATGACGGCCGCCGACGTCGCGAGGTCGTCGCCCATGCCCAAGGCGCCGGTTCGCACACTCGAGCGCACGCTGAAGGGCGCGCTCAAGGGCGAGGTGATGTTCGACGCCGCCGCGCGCGGCCGCTACGCCACCGACGCGTCGATCTACCAGATCGACCCGGTGGGCGTGGTGGTTCCGCGCGACGAGGACGATCTGCGCGCGGTGGTCGACATCGCGCGCGACCTGAAGGTGCCGATCCTGCCGCGCGGCGCCGGCACCTCGCAGTGCGGCCAGACCGTCGGCGAGGCGCTGGTCGTCGACTTCAGCAAGCATCTGCGCGAGGTCGTGGAGTTCGACAGGGAGCGCGCCTCGATCACCGTGCAGCCCGGCCTGGTGCTCGACCATCTCAACGCGTTCCTCAAGCCGCACGGGCTGTGGTTCCCGGTCGACGTCTCGACCTCGGCGCAGTGCACCTTGGGCGGCATGGCCGGCAACAATTCCTGCGGCAGTCGCTCGATCCGCTACGGCAACATGGTGCACAACGTCGAGGCGATCGACGCCATCCTCGCCGATGGCGGCGCGGCGCGCTTCGGCACCTGGCACGAGGACGATTCGGATCCGGCGGTGAAGCGCCTCGCCGACGTGGCGCGCGGGCTGGCGGCGCGCGAGCGCGGCGAGATCGAGCGGCTGTGGCCGAAGGTGCTGCGCCGGGTCGGCGGCTACAACCTCGACGTCTTCCATCCGCAGAGCGAGCGGCCCTACACGACCGACAACTCGATCAACCTCGCGCACCTGCTGGTCGGCAGCGAGGGCACCCTGGCGGTAACGCGGCGCCTGACGTTGAAGCTCTCGCCGCTGCCGAAGCACAAGACGCTGGGCGTGGTGAACTTCCCCAGTTTCCGCCGCGCCATGGAGCTGACCCAGCACATCGTCACGCTCAAGCCGGTGGCGGTCGAGCTGGTCGACCGCACCATGATCGACCTGGCGCGCGCCAATCCCGCCTTCCGTCCGGTGATCGACGCGGCGCTGATCGGCGAGCCGCAGGCCATCCTGCTCGTGGAGTTCGCCGGCGAGGAGCGTGACACGCAGATCCGCGACCTGAAGCGCCTCGTCGACCTGATGGGCGATCTCGGCCTGCCCGGCAGCGTCGTCGAGATGGTCGACGCCCGGGCGCAGTCGGCGCTGTGGGAGGTGCGCAAGGCCGGGCTCAACATCATGATGTCGATGAAGGGCGACGGAAAGCCGGTTTCCTTCATCGAGGATTGCGCGGTGCCGCTCGAGCACCTCGCCGACTACACCTCGCGCCTGACCGACGTGTTCGAGAAGCACGGCACGCGCGGCACCTGGTACGCCCATGCCAGCGTCGGCACCTTGCATGTGCGGCCGATCCTCGACATGCGTCGCGATGGCGCCGAGAAGATGCGCGCCATCGCCGAGGAGGCTGGCGCGCTGGTGCGCGAGTACAAGGGCGCGTTCTCGGGCGAGCACGGCGACGGTCTGGTGCGCAGCGAGTGGGTGGGCTGGCAGTTCGGGCCGCGGCTCACCAAGGCGTTCGAGGAGCTGAAGGACGCCTTCGACCCGCTGGGCATCCTCAACCCCGGCAAGATCGTGCGGCCCACGAAGATGGACCAGCGCGAGCTGTTCCGCTTCAAGCCGGGCTACCGCAGCGTCGCGCTGAAGACCGCGCTCGACTGGTCGGCGTGGAACGTGCAGGCCGATCCGCGCACCGAGATCACCACTCCACCAGGCTCTGGCGGCGACCCGGCCGGCGGCTTCGCCAAGGCCGTGGAGATGTGCAACAACAACGGCCATTGCCGGAAGTTCGACGCCGGCACGATGTGCCCGAGCTTCCGCGTCACGCGCGAGGAGAAGGACCTGACGCGCGGCCGCGCCAACACGCTGCGGCTGGCGCTCTCCGGCCAGCTCGGGCCGGAGGCCCTGACCTCCGACGCCGTCGCCGCGGCGATGGATCTGTGCGTCGCCTGCAAGGGCTGCAAGCGCGACTGCCCGACCGGCGTCGACATGGCGCGCATGAAGATCGAGGTGGCGCACCAGCGCGTCCGCCGGCACGGCCTGAGCCTGAAGGACAGGCTGATCGCCCACCTGCCGCGCTACGCACCCTGGGCCGCGCGCCTGCCCTGGCTGTTCAACCTTCGCGACATGCTGCCCGGCGCCGCGACGATGTCGGAGAAGCTGCTCGGCTTCTCGGCCAGGCGTTCGCTGCCGAAGTGGCGCGGCGATCGTTTCAGCGCGAAGGGCACGTCATCGGGCGCGCACGAGGTCGTCTTCCTCGCCGACACCTTCAACACCTACTTCGAGCCCGAAAACGCCCGCGCCGCGCTGCGCGTGCTCGAGGCCGCCGGCTATAGGGTGCACGTCGCATCGCCGTCCAATGGCGAGCGTCCGTTGTGCTGCGGGCGCACCTATCTCGCTGCCGGCCTGGTCGACGAGGCCAGGCGCGAGGCCTCACGGCTGATCGCCGCCGTCGCGCCGTTCGTCGCGCGCGGCGTGCCAATCGTCGGGCTCGAGCCGTCCTGCCTGCTGTCGCTGCGCGACGAGTACGCCGTGATGGGCCTCGGCGACGAGGCCGCGCGCATCGCCGAGAGCAGCTTCCTGTTCGAGGAGTTCCTGGCGCGCGAGAAGGCGGCGGGGCGCTGCGCCCTGAAGCTCGAGCCCCTCTCGCAAAGCAAAGCGCTGCTGCACGGCCATTGCCACCAGAAGGCCTTCGGCGCCATGGGTCCGGTGCAGACCGTGCTGGGCTGGATTCCCGGCCTGACGACCACGCAGGTCGAGTCGAGCTGCTGCGGCATGGCCGGCGCCTTCGGCTACGAGGCGGCGCATCACGACGTGTCGATGGCGATGGCCGAGCTGTCGCTGCTGCCGGCGGTGCGCGCCGCCGACGCCGATACGCTGATCATTGCCGACGGCACGAGCTGCCGGCACCAGATCCACGACGGCTCGCAACGCGAGGCGCTGCATGTCGCACGCGTGCTGGAGATGGCGCTCGAGGCGCGCTGA
- the rho gene encoding transcription termination factor Rho encodes MNLQDLKKKTPAELSAYAEELQIENASIMRKQELMFAVLKRLAESDQAIFGSGVIEVLPDGFGFLRSTEANYLAGPDDIYISPAQIRRYGLRTGDTVEGEIRAPKDGERYFALTKLNTINFEDPEQVRHRINFDNLTPLYPDEKLKVELEEAGFVAAEKVTEDVGSARASAAGRVSTGGPRRTATLSKKPAGPTIDISTRVIDLIAPIGKGQRALIVSPPRTGKTMLLQNIAHAIAKNNPEVFLLVLLIDERPEEVTDMARTVKGEVVSSTFDEPASRHVAVAEMVIEKAKRLVEHKKDVVILLDSITRLGRAYNTVVPSSGKVLTGGVDANALQRPKRFFGAARNIEEGGSLTIIATALIDTGSRMDEVIFEEFKGTGNSEIILDRKLSDKRTFPAIDITRSGTRKEELLVDRGTLSKMWVLRRILMPMGTVDAMEFLLDKMKTSKNNADFFASMNQ; translated from the coding sequence ATGAATCTCCAGGATCTCAAGAAGAAAACCCCCGCGGAGCTTTCGGCCTATGCCGAGGAGCTGCAGATCGAGAACGCCTCGATCATGCGCAAGCAGGAGCTCATGTTCGCGGTGCTCAAGCGGCTGGCCGAGTCCGACCAGGCGATCTTCGGCTCGGGCGTGATCGAGGTGCTGCCCGACGGCTTCGGCTTCCTGCGCTCGACCGAGGCCAACTACCTCGCCGGCCCCGACGATATCTACATCTCCCCTGCGCAGATTCGTCGCTACGGCCTGCGCACCGGCGACACCGTGGAAGGCGAAATCCGCGCACCCAAGGACGGCGAGCGCTACTTCGCGCTGACCAAGCTCAACACCATCAATTTCGAGGACCCCGAGCAGGTCCGCCACCGCATCAACTTCGACAACCTCACGCCGCTCTATCCCGACGAGAAGCTCAAGGTCGAGCTTGAGGAAGCCGGCTTCGTCGCCGCCGAGAAGGTCACCGAGGATGTCGGCTCGGCGCGGGCCAGCGCCGCCGGCCGGGTCAGCACCGGCGGCCCGCGGCGCACGGCGACGCTCAGCAAGAAGCCGGCCGGACCGACCATCGACATCAGCACGCGCGTGATCGACCTGATCGCGCCGATCGGCAAGGGCCAGCGCGCGCTGATCGTCTCGCCGCCGCGCACCGGCAAGACGATGCTGCTGCAGAACATCGCCCACGCCATCGCCAAGAACAATCCCGAGGTCTTCCTGCTGGTGCTGCTGATCGACGAGCGGCCCGAGGAAGTCACCGACATGGCGCGCACGGTGAAGGGCGAGGTCGTGTCCTCGACCTTCGACGAGCCGGCCTCGCGCCACGTCGCCGTCGCCGAGATGGTGATCGAGAAGGCCAAGCGACTGGTCGAGCACAAGAAGGACGTGGTGATCCTGCTCGACTCGATCACCCGCCTGGGCCGCGCCTACAACACCGTGGTGCCGAGCTCGGGCAAGGTGCTGACCGGCGGCGTCGACGCCAACGCCCTGCAGCGCCCCAAGCGCTTCTTCGGCGCCGCCCGCAACATCGAGGAAGGCGGCTCGCTCACCATCATCGCCACGGCGCTGATCGACACCGGCAGCCGCATGGACGAGGTGATCTTCGAGGAGTTCAAGGGCACGGGCAACTCGGAGATCATCCTCGACCGCAAGCTCTCCGACAAGCGCACCTTCCCGGCGATCGACATCACCCGCTCGGGCACGCGCAAGGAGGAGTTGCTGGTCGACCGCGGCACGCTCAGCAAGATGTGGGTGCTGCGCCGCATCCTGATGCCGATGGGCACGGTCGATGCGATGGAGTTCCTGCTCGACAAGATGAAGACGAGCAAGAACAACGCCGACTTCTTCGCCTCGATGAACCAGTAG
- a CDS encoding RidA family protein → MKRQELPDGTEIAKWYVRAIKAGPFVFVAGTTSLDARGRVQGRDAGAQTRVTMRKIANALKGAGAKVDDITRLTIYCTDIRDSALITNELSRWFKKSRCASALIGVSTLAVPGLVVEIEATAVVVDGR, encoded by the coding sequence ATGAAGCGCCAGGAACTTCCCGACGGCACCGAGATCGCCAAGTGGTACGTGCGGGCCATCAAGGCCGGGCCGTTCGTGTTCGTCGCCGGCACCACCTCGCTCGACGCCAGGGGCCGGGTGCAGGGTCGCGACGCCGGGGCGCAGACGCGGGTGACCATGCGCAAGATCGCCAACGCGCTGAAGGGCGCCGGCGCCAAGGTCGACGACATCACCCGGCTGACCATCTACTGCACCGACATCCGCGACAGCGCCCTGATCACCAATGAACTGTCGCGCTGGTTCAAGAAATCGCGCTGCGCCTCCGCCCTGATCGGCGTGTCGACCCTGGCGGTGCCCGGCCTGGTGGTCGAGATCGAGGCCACGGCGGTGGTCGTCGACGGCCGCTGA
- a CDS encoding LysE family translocator — translation MSLELYLAFVAASVVITVIPGPTVALVVGNSLTHGTRAGLLNVAGTQLALAGMMVVLVIGLSSVVATMGWLFDWLRWAGAAYLVYLGWKMLRDSGTLDPAVATPRPRGGFFLQGFLVMASNPKVLIFFGAFIPQFVSPNGEQTSQIVLLCATAMVIAAISDSLYAILTGRARALFSRRRVRMLSAAGGATLIGGGIWLAFTRGK, via the coding sequence ATGTCGCTCGAACTCTACCTCGCCTTCGTCGCCGCTTCGGTGGTGATCACCGTGATCCCCGGTCCGACGGTCGCGCTGGTCGTCGGCAACAGCCTGACGCACGGCACGCGGGCCGGCCTGCTCAACGTCGCCGGCACCCAGCTGGCGCTGGCCGGCATGATGGTCGTGCTGGTGATCGGCCTGTCCTCGGTCGTCGCCACCATGGGCTGGCTGTTCGACTGGCTGCGCTGGGCCGGCGCCGCCTACCTGGTCTATCTCGGCTGGAAGATGCTGCGCGACTCCGGCACGCTCGATCCCGCGGTGGCCACGCCCAGGCCGCGCGGCGGCTTCTTCCTGCAGGGCTTCCTGGTGATGGCGAGCAACCCGAAGGTGCTGATCTTCTTCGGCGCCTTCATCCCGCAGTTCGTGTCGCCCAACGGCGAGCAGACCAGCCAGATCGTCCTGCTCTGCGCCACGGCGATGGTGATCGCGGCGATCTCCGACAGCCTCTACGCCATCCTCACCGGCCGCGCCCGGGCGCTGTTCTCGCGCCGGCGCGTGCGCATGCTCTCGGCCGCCGGCGGCGCCACACTGATCGGTGGCGGCATCTGGCTGGCGTTCACCCGCGGCAAGTAG